One genomic region from Leptolyngbyaceae cyanobacterium JSC-12 encodes:
- a CDS encoding protein of unknown function DUF1830 (IMG reference gene:2510094160~PFAM: Domain of unknown function (DUF1830)): MISTFSPLPSDLSDRILCYYINTTNQIQRARITNIPNWLFERIIFPKQRLLFEAIPDALLEIHACSTLGETLLNQIPCLRLRVNEISLLKPPLAPSGFEPVEQPNLVEE, translated from the coding sequence GTGATTTCAACCTTTTCCCCTCTTCCATCCGACTTGTCTGATCGCATCCTTTGTTACTACATCAACACCACCAACCAGATCCAAAGAGCACGCATTACAAACATTCCCAACTGGTTGTTTGAGCGAATTATCTTTCCCAAGCAACGACTTTTGTTTGAAGCTATCCCCGATGCGCTTTTGGAAATTCATGCGTGTTCAACGTTGGGTGAAACCCTTCTGAATCAAATTCCATGTCTGCGTTTGCGAGTAAATGAAATTAGCCTCCTTAAACCACCACTCGCGCCGAGTGGCTTTGAACCTGTTGAGCAACCAAATTTAGTAGAAGAATGA
- a CDS encoding nitrate transport ATP-binding subunits C and D (IMG reference gene:2510094161~PFAM: ABC transporter~TIGRFAM: nitrate transport ATP-binding subunits C and D), with product MRPNIHTTPMQTLTSPQTPTLTQKQPAFLEVDNVSKVYPSPQGDCTVLDGVNLSVQEGEFVCVIGHSGCGKSTLLNMIAGFNQPTSGEVRLKGNKINRPGPDRMVVFQNYSLLPWKTAYENIYLAVNAVYPQKSKQEKTDIVREHLAMVGLEEAAHKKPGQLSGGMKQRVSIARALSIYPEILILDEPFGALDAITREELQDELVKIWEEHRITVMMVTHDIDEALFLADRIVMMTNGPAAKIGEIMEVHFPHPRNRTQMMEDPDYYTLRNQALDFLFGRYAHPED from the coding sequence ATGCGACCCAACATTCATACAACTCCCATGCAAACCCTCACCAGTCCACAAACACCCACACTGACCCAAAAACAACCAGCCTTTCTGGAAGTGGATAACGTTTCTAAAGTCTATCCATCTCCGCAGGGCGACTGTACCGTTCTAGATGGTGTTAATCTTTCCGTGCAGGAAGGTGAATTTGTCTGCGTGATTGGGCATTCCGGTTGTGGTAAATCAACCCTTTTGAATATGATTGCTGGCTTCAACCAGCCTACCAGCGGCGAAGTGCGTTTGAAAGGCAACAAAATCAACCGTCCTGGTCCAGATCGCATGGTTGTGTTTCAAAATTACTCCCTGCTGCCCTGGAAAACTGCTTACGAAAACATCTACCTAGCCGTTAATGCAGTTTACCCCCAGAAAAGCAAGCAAGAGAAAACTGACATCGTTCGAGAACACTTGGCAATGGTGGGTTTAGAAGAGGCTGCCCATAAAAAGCCAGGGCAACTTTCTGGTGGCATGAAGCAGCGCGTCTCGATCGCCCGTGCTCTCTCCATCTATCCCGAAATTCTGATCCTGGATGAACCGTTTGGAGCCTTGGATGCAATTACCCGCGAAGAACTGCAAGATGAACTCGTGAAAATTTGGGAAGAGCATCGCATCACCGTCATGATGGTCACCCACGACATCGATGAAGCCCTGTTCCTGGCAGATCGCATTGTTATGATGACCAACGGACCTGCTGCCAAAATTGGTGAAATTATGGAGGTTCATTTTCCCCATCCGCGCAACCGTACACAAATGATGGAAGACCCAGACTATTACACTCTGCGGAACCAAGCACTCGACTTTCTGTTTGGGCGTTACGCGCATCCCGAAGATTAA
- a CDS encoding nitrate transport ATP-binding subunits C and D (IMG reference gene:2510094162~PFAM: ABC transporter; NMT1/THI5 like~TIGRFAM: nitrate transport ATP-binding subunits C and D), with protein sequence MSFFVEVDHIDRVFDLPNGGQYIALKNIDLKIRQGEFVSLIGHSGCGKSTLLNILAGLDRPTNGGVVLEGREVTQPGPDRMVVFQNYSLLPWLTVQQNIELAVNKVMKNLPKAERDSIVEHHINLVGLRHAVHKKPKELSGGMKQRVAIARALAIRPKLLLLDEPLGALDALTRGNLQEQLMRICEESQITCVMVTHDVDEALLLSDRIVMMTNGPEAQIGQILDVPFPHPRHRLEVVNHPSYYALRNEIVYFLNQQKRDKKRKAKKAVAIARHGLEKVNLDIGFVPLTDCAPLVVAKEKGFFTKHGLEEVTLSREPSWKAISEGMASKRLDAAQMVAGMPFAMTLGFGGKAPLPMVTSLVLSRNGNAITLDKDLFDQGVRSLEDLAHHVKQTLETSRTLGIVHPTSMHNLMLRYWLASGGIDPDQEVNLAVIPPAQMLSNLIANNIDGYCAGEPWNSRAVYEGHGIIVATDLDIWAGHPEKVLGVQEEWANQHPQTYLALVKALIEACEYCDDRRNREEILELLCKPEYVGSAPEYTRPGFIDPYNYGMGEEPYNLLRFNQFYVDASNYPQPSESLWILTQLARWGITPFPKNWVEILQRTHRLDVYREAAQAVGLPPSEPNRKPFQLFDEVVFNPDDPIGYLNSFAIHSNIRIEEIRLDDITTVAA encoded by the coding sequence CCTGGCTGGCTTGGATCGTCCCACTAATGGTGGGGTTGTGTTGGAAGGGCGGGAGGTTACCCAACCTGGACCTGATCGCATGGTTGTATTCCAAAACTATTCACTGTTGCCCTGGCTCACGGTTCAACAAAATATTGAACTAGCAGTCAACAAGGTGATGAAAAACCTGCCAAAAGCCGAACGTGACAGTATTGTGGAACATCATATTAACCTGGTGGGATTGCGCCATGCGGTACATAAGAAGCCCAAAGAACTGTCTGGTGGGATGAAGCAACGGGTGGCGATCGCTCGTGCGCTGGCAATCCGTCCCAAACTGTTATTACTCGATGAACCGCTGGGAGCGTTGGATGCGCTGACGCGGGGCAATCTACAAGAACAGCTAATGCGCATTTGTGAAGAAAGCCAGATTACCTGCGTTATGGTTACCCATGACGTGGATGAAGCACTGCTGCTCTCAGACCGGATTGTCATGATGACCAACGGACCTGAAGCGCAAATTGGGCAGATTCTAGATGTGCCTTTCCCTCATCCGCGCCATCGCCTAGAAGTAGTCAACCATCCCAGCTACTATGCGTTGCGGAATGAGATTGTCTATTTCTTGAATCAGCAAAAGCGCGATAAGAAACGCAAGGCAAAGAAAGCAGTGGCGATCGCACGGCATGGGTTAGAGAAAGTCAATCTGGACATTGGCTTTGTGCCTTTAACAGACTGTGCACCGTTAGTTGTGGCGAAGGAAAAGGGCTTTTTCACTAAACATGGGCTAGAAGAAGTTACCCTGTCGCGGGAGCCAAGTTGGAAAGCCATTTCAGAAGGTATGGCATCAAAACGGTTGGATGCTGCTCAAATGGTTGCCGGAATGCCTTTTGCCATGACCCTTGGATTTGGTGGCAAAGCCCCCTTACCTATGGTGACTTCCCTGGTGCTAAGCCGTAATGGCAATGCCATTACCTTAGACAAGGATTTGTTTGATCAAGGTGTGCGATCGCTGGAAGACCTTGCGCATCATGTCAAGCAAACCCTCGAAACATCCCGGACTCTAGGCATTGTGCATCCCACCTCCATGCACAACCTGATGTTGCGATACTGGTTGGCTTCAGGTGGTATTGATCCTGACCAGGAAGTTAACCTGGCGGTCATCCCACCAGCACAGATGTTATCTAACTTGATTGCCAACAACATTGACGGGTACTGCGCTGGAGAACCCTGGAATTCTCGCGCAGTCTATGAAGGACATGGAATTATTGTTGCAACTGACCTGGATATTTGGGCAGGGCATCCAGAGAAAGTGTTGGGTGTGCAGGAAGAATGGGCAAATCAACATCCCCAAACTTACCTGGCTCTGGTCAAAGCCCTAATCGAAGCTTGCGAATATTGTGACGATCGCCGCAACCGCGAAGAAATCTTAGAGCTACTCTGCAAGCCTGAGTATGTTGGGTCTGCACCTGAATACACTCGTCCTGGATTCATCGATCCCTACAACTATGGCATGGGTGAAGAACCCTATAATTTGCTCCGGTTTAACCAGTTTTATGTAGATGCTAGTAACTATCCTCAACCTTCTGAAAGTCTCTGGATTTTGACCCAATTAGCACGCTGGGGTATCACACCTTTTCCTAAAAACTGGGTGGAGATATTACAACGCACTCACCGCTTAGATGTTTACCGAGAAGCCGCTCAAGCAGTTGGGCTACCGCCTAGCGAACCGAACCGTAAACCCTTCCAATTGTTTGATGAAGTGGTTTTCAACCCGGATGATCCAATTGGCTATCTGAATAGCTTCGCGATTCACAGCAACATTCGCATTGAAGAAATTCGTTTAGATGACATCACAACAGTAGCTGCTTAG